One stretch of Desulfocurvus vexinensis DSM 17965 DNA includes these proteins:
- a CDS encoding phenylacetate--CoA ligase family protein — MEVFDRAERLSREELDAVQLVRLRSAVERARRSPHYARALAGVTPDSIRTLADVRRLPLTTKQDLRDNYPYGLLTEPVDRMVRLHASSGTTGNPTVIFYTQNDVDTWAGLMARCMHMAGVRPGDRFQNMSGYGLFTGGLGFHYGSERLGCLTIPAGAGNTARQIKLITDMGVTVLHIIPSYALYFAGALEQMGIDPADKARWPVRVAMIGAEPHTEEVRRKIEEMLHLRAFNSYGLSEMNGPGVAFECPHQCGMHVWEDAFLVEIVDPETLEPVPDGEVGEIVMTTLTREGMPILRYRTRDLSRFVPGPCACGRVHRRLDRIKGRADDMIIIKGVNIYPMQIEQVLMAMPEVGENYLIVLEKEGFIDQIRVKVEIRQEHFVEDMRVLSGLQKRIQTRLRDELLVTPRVDLVQSDSLPKSQGKAQRVLDERGEG, encoded by the coding sequence GTGGAAGTCTTCGACCGGGCGGAACGGCTCTCGCGCGAGGAGCTGGACGCCGTGCAGCTCGTGCGCCTGCGCAGCGCCGTGGAGCGCGCCCGCCGCTCCCCGCACTACGCCCGCGCCCTGGCGGGCGTCACCCCCGACTCCATCCGCACCCTGGCCGACGTGCGCCGCCTGCCGCTGACCACAAAGCAGGACCTGCGCGACAACTATCCCTACGGGCTGCTCACCGAGCCGGTGGACCGCATGGTGCGCCTGCACGCCTCCAGCGGCACCACGGGCAACCCCACGGTCATTTTCTACACCCAGAACGACGTGGACACCTGGGCCGGGCTCATGGCCCGCTGCATGCACATGGCCGGGGTCCGCCCCGGCGACCGCTTCCAGAACATGTCCGGCTACGGGCTGTTCACCGGCGGGCTCGGGTTCCACTACGGCTCCGAGCGCCTGGGCTGCCTGACCATCCCCGCCGGGGCGGGCAACACCGCGCGCCAGATCAAGCTCATTACCGACATGGGCGTCACGGTGCTGCATATCATCCCGTCCTACGCCCTGTATTTTGCCGGGGCCCTGGAGCAGATGGGCATCGACCCGGCGGACAAGGCCCGCTGGCCCGTGCGCGTCGCCATGATCGGCGCCGAGCCGCACACCGAGGAGGTCCGCCGCAAGATAGAGGAGATGCTGCACCTGCGGGCCTTCAACTCCTACGGCCTGTCGGAGATGAACGGCCCGGGCGTGGCCTTCGAATGCCCGCACCAGTGCGGGATGCACGTCTGGGAGGACGCCTTCCTGGTGGAGATCGTGGACCCCGAAACCCTGGAGCCCGTGCCCGACGGCGAGGTCGGCGAGATCGTCATGACCACGCTGACCCGCGAGGGCATGCCCATCCTGCGCTACCGCACGCGCGACCTGAGCCGCTTCGTGCCCGGGCCCTGCGCCTGCGGGCGCGTCCACCGGCGCCTGGACCGCATCAAGGGCCGCGCCGATGACATGATCATCATCAAGGGCGTGAACATCTACCCGATGCAGATCGAGCAGGTGCTCATGGCCATGCCCGAGGTGGGCGAGAACTACCTGATCGTCCTGGAGAAGGAAGGCTTCATCGACCAGATCCGGGTCAAGGTGGAGATCCGCCAGGAGCATTTCGTGGAAGACATGCGCGTGCTCTCCGGCCTGCAAAAGCGCATCCAGACCCGGCTGCGCGACGAGTTGCTGGTCACGCCCCGGGTGGACCTGGTGCAGAGCGACAGCCTGCCCAAGAGCCAGGGCAAGGCCCAGCGCGTCCTGGACGAGCGCGGGGAGGGCTAG
- a CDS encoding molybdopterin-dependent oxidoreductase produces the protein MGGMPGSPDPQDFRLRVHGEVENPYEINFQELMEFGQTDFVCDVHCVTGWTLLDSSWRGVLLSALLDRARPVQGAGFLVIQAAHGYTTSIPLAEARKENVFLGHTLSGYPLPGPNGGPVRAVVPDLYFYKSAKWVEGLKVTSRDELGFWETRGYSNSADPWKEERYSR, from the coding sequence ATGGGCGGCATGCCCGGTTCGCCCGACCCCCAGGATTTCCGGCTCCGGGTCCACGGGGAAGTCGAGAATCCCTACGAGATCAACTTCCAGGAGCTCATGGAATTCGGGCAGACGGACTTCGTCTGCGATGTGCACTGCGTGACCGGGTGGACCCTGCTCGATTCTTCCTGGCGCGGGGTGCTGCTTTCCGCCCTGTTGGACAGGGCGCGCCCCGTGCAGGGCGCGGGGTTTCTCGTCATCCAGGCCGCCCACGGGTACACCACGAGCATCCCCCTTGCCGAAGCCCGGAAGGAAAACGTGTTTCTGGGGCACACCCTGTCGGGCTACCCCCTGCCCGGACCCAACGGCGGCCCCGTGCGGGCCGTGGTTCCGGACCTGTACTTCTATAAAAGCGCCAAGTGGGTGGAAGGGCTGAAGGTGACCTCGCGCGACGAGTTGGGCTTCTGGGAAACGCGCGGCTACAGCAACTCCGCCGACCCGTGGAAGGAAGAACGGTACTCGCGCTAG
- the dnaB gene encoding replicative DNA helicase, translating into MTQDSPRNRPLNNDRRSRRPQGGGAADSGATLERVSSDLLRKVPPHNLEAEQAVLGGVFLKNEVFHDLVDILGPDDFYSPVHQIIFETFSELFRKSRPMDLLTAQDELEKAGRLDEVGGAVYLAELAGSTVAASNAVHHARIVRDKSVQRQLISTASDIIASCFEGHLDMEELLDRSEQAIFDITEKRSTKGFMGSKQLLQHVFDKLTELYNRKEQVTGVPTGFYDLNEITAGLQPTDLIIVAGRPAMGKTSFALNVGLNAAADYGVTTAVFSLEMGMEQLMMRMLCTRARVNLASLRRGYLDDEDWARLYDAGDYLSRAPLFIDDTPAITTMELRARCRRLKAEHDLGLVIVDYLQLMRPGRRIDSREQEISEISRTLKALAKELHVPVMALSQLNRKVEERTDKRPKLSDLRESGAIEQDADLIMFLYRDAVYNTAEDNPKRHIAEVIVGKHRNGPTGVVELFFDNEYTAFRNLTREPRAE; encoded by the coding sequence ATGACGCAGGACAGCCCGAGGAACAGGCCGCTGAATAACGACAGACGGTCGCGCCGCCCCCAAGGGGGCGGCGCCGCCGACTCCGGCGCGACCCTGGAACGGGTCTCGTCGGACCTGCTGCGCAAGGTCCCCCCCCACAACCTCGAAGCCGAACAGGCGGTTCTGGGGGGGGTCTTCCTCAAGAACGAGGTGTTCCACGACCTCGTGGACATCCTCGGCCCCGACGATTTCTACTCCCCCGTCCACCAGATCATCTTCGAGACGTTTTCCGAGCTCTTCCGCAAGAGCCGGCCCATGGACCTGCTCACCGCCCAGGACGAGCTGGAAAAGGCCGGGCGCCTGGACGAGGTCGGCGGCGCGGTGTATCTCGCCGAACTGGCGGGCAGCACCGTGGCGGCCTCCAACGCCGTGCACCACGCGCGCATCGTGCGTGACAAGTCCGTGCAGCGCCAGCTCATCTCCACCGCTTCGGACATCATCGCCTCCTGCTTCGAGGGCCACCTGGACATGGAGGAACTGCTCGACCGCTCCGAGCAGGCCATCTTCGACATCACCGAGAAGCGCTCCACCAAGGGCTTCATGGGCTCCAAGCAGCTCTTGCAGCACGTCTTCGACAAGCTGACCGAGCTGTACAACCGCAAGGAGCAGGTCACCGGCGTGCCCACGGGCTTCTACGACCTGAACGAGATCACCGCCGGGCTCCAGCCCACGGACCTGATCATCGTCGCGGGCCGCCCGGCCATGGGCAAGACCTCGTTTGCCCTCAACGTGGGCCTGAACGCCGCCGCCGACTACGGCGTGACCACCGCCGTGTTCTCCCTGGAAATGGGCATGGAGCAGCTCATGATGCGCATGCTCTGCACCCGGGCCCGGGTCAACCTGGCCAGCCTGCGCCGCGGCTACCTCGACGACGAGGACTGGGCCCGGCTCTACGACGCCGGGGACTACCTCTCCCGCGCGCCGCTGTTCATCGACGACACCCCGGCCATCACCACCATGGAGCTGCGCGCGCGCTGCCGGCGCCTCAAGGCCGAGCACGACCTGGGGTTGGTCATCGTGGACTACCTCCAGCTCATGCGCCCCGGGCGGCGCATCGACTCGCGCGAGCAGGAAATTTCTGAAATTTCGCGGACCTTGAAGGCCCTGGCCAAGGAGCTGCACGTGCCGGTCATGGCCCTGTCGCAGCTCAACCGCAAAGTCGAGGAGCGCACGGACAAGCGCCCCAAGCTCTCGGACCTGCGCGAATCCGGAGCCATCGAGCAGGACGCCGACCTGATCATGTTCCTGTACCGCGACGCGGTGTACAACACCGCCGAGGACAACCCCAAGCGCCACATCGCCGAGGTCATCGTCGGCAAGCACCGCAACGGCCCCACGGGCGTGGTGGAACTGTTCTTCGACAACGAGTACACCGCCTTCCGCAACTTGACCCGCGAGCCCCGCGCGGAGTAG
- the rpsF gene encoding 30S ribosomal protein S6: MRKFETLLLLSPELPAEERQGLLDALTGVIAREGGTLVETDDWGMRDLAYPVRKMDRGHYVRLVYNAPAALIAELERNIRIADGIFKFVTVKLDENVEEVA, from the coding sequence ATGAGGAAATTCGAAACGTTGCTGCTGCTCTCGCCGGAACTTCCGGCGGAGGAGCGCCAGGGCCTGCTCGACGCCCTGACCGGCGTCATCGCCCGCGAGGGCGGCACGCTGGTGGAGACCGACGACTGGGGCATGCGCGACCTGGCCTACCCGGTGCGCAAGATGGACCGCGGGCACTACGTCCGCCTGGTGTACAACGCCCCCGCCGCCCTGATCGCCGAGCTGGAGCGCAACATCCGCATCGCCGACGGCATCTTCAAGTTCGTCACCGTGAAGCTGGATGAGAACGTCGAGGAGGTCGCGTAG
- a CDS encoding LPS-assembly protein LptD: MTEQHPPRRQKCPAAFCFAGLALVAAVLALLACTSARAEGDVLAEHLEAEATQDTPWQIRADTLAAQHDTEVLQADGNVLLTQGENTLKADHATYYRATGWVHLVGNVEIDWSMDRLRAQEAEFDLKNKVGWLKNGEIFVAEPHLYFKGERIEKHEGDRYTFENARVSACDEPGEAWSIAMEEGEITLEGYAWLWHPKFLVRDQATFYSPVAILPVKSKRQSGLLLPEWGHSSRHGAMYNQPIYWAISDEADATFYENWMSERGLMQGLEFRHTPNTGTKGLWRIDYLHDAIREPTEAQEDGQFNDDGLVRPNADRYWIRSKIDTHLLDPRWKAKLDIDWVSDQNYLREFKVGKSGFTQSREDFLKEFSRDIANADALERESALMLSRSWDAGGVVAKTAWTQNLEYQGGNRDRDRNPTAQTLPELHAYLWKDRVFSGPLEFEAEAGTTHFWRQYGTQGTRMELHPKVSLPVQAGNVSVIPTLGMRETAYFVSKYENHPAPSHDDSLATRNMPTMNVTAFTEYYKVFDLAASPEVPAAGSVALLPGDKGEPAKDNSRWTKIRHAVQPRVDYDWAPYVSQANKPFFDELDRLGPQNEITYSLTNILDRRRERIAMRQLPDAPLGEDGKPQGEPFLAVDYREFLRLRLEQGFDLREASRIEGRRQYPRRPFSDALGELTLSPDDWISLVNRSYWSPYSGDITRHEHFVRGIWQDMAIAEFGLDFQDAVDTYKDRNRARIRQIRFGLDIIASRRWSTGFTYRADMTTNTDLEQTYYVTYTHQCWDITVYYTHTPFEDRFEARVQLLGLTF; this comes from the coding sequence ATGACCGAACAGCATCCGCCCCGTCGCCAGAAATGCCCGGCGGCCTTTTGTTTTGCGGGCTTGGCCCTGGTGGCCGCCGTCCTGGCCCTGCTGGCCTGCACCTCCGCCCGCGCCGAAGGCGACGTGCTCGCCGAGCACCTCGAAGCCGAAGCCACGCAGGACACGCCCTGGCAGATCAGGGCCGACACCCTGGCCGCCCAGCACGACACCGAGGTGCTCCAGGCCGACGGCAACGTGCTGCTGACCCAGGGCGAAAACACCCTCAAGGCCGACCACGCCACCTACTACCGGGCCACGGGCTGGGTCCACCTCGTGGGCAACGTGGAAATCGACTGGTCCATGGACCGCCTGCGCGCCCAGGAGGCCGAGTTCGACCTCAAGAACAAGGTCGGCTGGCTGAAGAACGGCGAAATCTTCGTGGCCGAACCGCACCTCTACTTCAAGGGGGAGCGCATCGAAAAGCACGAGGGCGACCGCTACACCTTCGAGAACGCCCGCGTTTCGGCCTGCGACGAGCCCGGCGAGGCGTGGTCCATCGCCATGGAAGAGGGCGAGATCACCCTGGAGGGCTACGCCTGGCTGTGGCACCCCAAGTTCCTGGTGCGCGACCAGGCAACCTTCTATTCGCCCGTGGCCATCCTGCCCGTGAAAAGCAAACGCCAGTCCGGCCTGCTGCTGCCCGAATGGGGCCACAGCTCGCGCCACGGCGCCATGTACAATCAGCCCATCTACTGGGCCATCAGCGACGAGGCCGACGCAACCTTCTACGAGAACTGGATGAGCGAGCGCGGGCTGATGCAGGGCCTGGAGTTCCGCCACACGCCCAACACCGGCACCAAGGGCCTGTGGCGCATCGACTACCTGCACGACGCCATCCGCGAGCCCACCGAGGCCCAGGAGGACGGCCAGTTCAACGACGACGGGCTGGTGCGCCCCAATGCCGACCGCTACTGGATCCGCAGCAAGATCGACACGCACCTGCTCGACCCGCGCTGGAAGGCCAAGCTGGACATCGACTGGGTCTCGGACCAGAACTACCTGCGCGAATTCAAGGTCGGCAAGAGCGGCTTCACCCAGAGCCGCGAAGACTTCCTCAAGGAATTCTCGCGCGACATCGCCAACGCCGACGCCCTGGAGCGCGAGTCCGCCCTGATGCTGTCGCGCTCGTGGGACGCGGGCGGCGTGGTCGCCAAGACGGCCTGGACCCAGAACCTGGAATACCAGGGCGGCAACCGCGACCGTGACAGGAACCCCACGGCCCAGACCCTGCCCGAGTTGCACGCCTACCTGTGGAAGGACCGCGTGTTCTCCGGGCCCCTGGAATTCGAGGCCGAGGCGGGCACCACCCACTTCTGGCGCCAGTACGGCACCCAGGGCACCCGCATGGAGCTGCACCCCAAGGTCAGCCTGCCCGTGCAGGCGGGGAACGTGTCGGTCATCCCGACCCTGGGCATGCGCGAGACGGCCTACTTCGTGAGCAAATACGAGAACCATCCCGCGCCCAGCCACGACGACAGCCTCGCCACGCGCAACATGCCGACCATGAACGTCACGGCGTTCACCGAATACTACAAGGTCTTCGACCTGGCCGCCTCGCCCGAGGTTCCCGCCGCAGGCTCCGTTGCCCTGCTGCCCGGCGACAAGGGCGAGCCCGCCAAGGACAACAGCCGCTGGACCAAGATCCGCCACGCGGTGCAGCCCCGGGTGGACTACGACTGGGCGCCCTATGTCTCCCAGGCCAACAAGCCCTTCTTCGATGAGCTGGACCGCCTCGGCCCCCAGAACGAAATCACCTACTCGCTGACCAACATCCTGGACCGCAGGCGCGAGCGCATCGCCATGCGCCAGCTGCCCGACGCCCCGCTGGGCGAGGACGGCAAACCCCAGGGCGAGCCCTTCCTTGCCGTGGACTACCGCGAATTCCTGCGCCTGCGCCTGGAGCAGGGCTTCGACCTGCGCGAGGCCTCGCGCATCGAAGGCCGCAGGCAGTACCCGCGCCGCCCCTTCTCCGATGCCCTGGGCGAGCTGACCCTCTCGCCCGACGACTGGATTTCGCTGGTCAACCGCTCCTACTGGTCGCCCTACTCCGGCGACATCACCCGCCACGAGCACTTCGTGCGCGGCATCTGGCAGGACATGGCCATCGCCGAATTCGGCCTGGACTTCCAGGACGCCGTGGACACCTACAAGGACCGCAACCGCGCGCGCATCCGCCAGATCCGCTTCGGGCTGGACATCATCGCCTCGCGGCGCTGGTCCACGGGCTTCACCTACCGGGCGGACATGACCACCAACACCGACCTGGAGCAGACCTACTACGTCACCTACACCCACCAGTGCTGGGACATCACGGTCTACTACACCCACACCCCCTTCGAGGACCGCTTCGAGGCCCGGGTCCAGCTCCTGGGGCTGACCTTCTAG
- a CDS encoding DUF456 domain-containing protein — MELTQIVPGLFILLCIAVMGLHVLSLPANWIVLALLALWKVTHPAMDMSWWFFLGLAALAGVAEVLEFVIQLKGAQKYGATGRGNVGGIIGAIAGAILGAGLLLGLGALPGALFGAWGGCLIVERMNGRDWAEARRAAMGAMWGKFFGMTVKIGFGAVILSLAVPPVWGG; from the coding sequence GTGGAGCTGACGCAGATCGTCCCGGGGCTGTTCATCCTTTTGTGCATCGCCGTCATGGGCCTGCACGTGCTGTCCCTGCCTGCCAACTGGATCGTGCTGGCCCTGCTGGCGCTGTGGAAGGTCACGCACCCGGCCATGGACATGAGCTGGTGGTTCTTCCTGGGCCTTGCGGCCCTGGCCGGCGTGGCCGAGGTGCTGGAATTCGTCATCCAGTTGAAGGGCGCGCAGAAATACGGCGCCACCGGGCGCGGCAACGTGGGCGGCATCATCGGCGCCATCGCCGGGGCCATCCTCGGGGCCGGGCTGCTGCTGGGGCTGGGGGCGCTGCCCGGGGCGCTGTTTGGCGCCTGGGGCGGCTGCCTGATCGTGGAGCGCATGAACGGGCGCGACTGGGCCGAGGCCAGGCGCGCGGCCATGGGCGCCATGTGGGGCAAGTTCTTCGGCATGACCGTCAAGATCGGCTTCGGGGCGGTGATCCTGTCCCTGGCCGTGCCGCCCGTCTGGGGCGGCTGA
- the thrC gene encoding threonine synthase, whose amino-acid sequence MRHCEFPAHRGRMEYVCLGCGATYGIGELHYTCPTCGGVFLLRDTAFDALKQTSGAAWREVFDARMGAKRSALRGVFRFYELMAPVLEEGDIVYLGEGQTPIVESAPALSARLGGQRMAFKNDGQNPSASFKDRGMACAFSFLRQLIRTTGADDILAVCASTGDTSAAAALYAAYVGGGVKSAVILPQGKVTPQQLAQPLGSGAVVLEVPGVFDDCMKVVEHLADNYQVALLNSKNAWRILGQESYAFEVAQWYDWDLAGKCVFVPIGNAGNITAIMGGFLKLYDLGVIATLPRVFGVQSHHADPVWRYYDQPEGAREFRPVAVTPSVAQAAMIGNPVSFPRVRHFAERYLAAGGPGAFQVVQVTEQAIVEGMLDANRHGHIACTQGGECFAGLVRARELGLIDRDELAILDATAHMLKFIGFQDMYYENAFPPEYGITPRPEYANRPQLVIDPARKAALSAADYTAEAAQAVVERLGLKAR is encoded by the coding sequence ATGCGTCACTGCGAGTTCCCGGCCCACCGGGGCCGGATGGAATACGTCTGCCTGGGCTGCGGCGCCACCTACGGCATCGGCGAGCTGCACTACACCTGCCCGACCTGCGGCGGGGTTTTCCTGCTGCGCGACACGGCCTTCGACGCGCTGAAACAGACCTCCGGCGCGGCGTGGCGCGAGGTCTTCGACGCGCGCATGGGCGCCAAGCGCAGCGCCCTGCGCGGGGTGTTCCGCTTCTATGAGCTGATGGCCCCGGTGCTGGAGGAGGGCGACATCGTCTACCTCGGCGAGGGCCAGACGCCCATCGTGGAGTCCGCTCCCGCGCTGTCGGCGCGCCTGGGCGGCCAGCGGATGGCCTTCAAGAACGACGGCCAGAACCCCAGCGCCAGCTTCAAGGACCGGGGCATGGCCTGCGCCTTCAGCTTCCTGCGCCAGCTCATCCGCACCACGGGCGCGGACGACATCCTGGCCGTGTGCGCCAGCACGGGCGACACCTCGGCGGCGGCGGCGCTGTACGCGGCCTATGTGGGCGGCGGCGTGAAGAGCGCGGTGATCCTGCCCCAGGGCAAGGTCACCCCGCAGCAGCTGGCCCAGCCCCTGGGCAGCGGGGCCGTGGTCCTGGAGGTGCCGGGCGTGTTCGACGACTGCATGAAGGTCGTGGAACACCTGGCGGACAACTATCAGGTGGCCCTGTTGAACTCCAAGAACGCCTGGCGCATCCTGGGCCAGGAGTCCTACGCCTTCGAGGTCGCCCAGTGGTACGACTGGGATCTGGCGGGCAAGTGCGTGTTCGTGCCCATCGGCAACGCGGGCAATATCACCGCCATCATGGGCGGGTTCCTGAAGCTCTACGACCTGGGCGTCATCGCGACCCTGCCGCGCGTGTTCGGCGTGCAGTCGCACCACGCCGACCCCGTGTGGCGCTACTACGACCAGCCCGAGGGCGCGCGGGAGTTCCGCCCCGTGGCCGTGACGCCCAGCGTGGCCCAGGCGGCCATGATCGGCAACCCGGTGTCGTTTCCGCGCGTGCGCCATTTTGCCGAGCGCTACCTCGCCGCCGGGGGTCCCGGGGCCTTCCAGGTGGTCCAGGTCACGGAGCAGGCCATTGTCGAGGGCATGCTCGACGCCAACCGCCACGGGCACATCGCCTGCACCCAGGGCGGCGAATGCTTCGCGGGGCTGGTGCGCGCCCGCGAGCTGGGGCTCATCGACCGCGACGAGCTGGCCATCCTCGACGCCACGGCGCACATGCTCAAGTTCATCGGCTTCCAGGATATGTACTACGAGAACGCCTTCCCGCCGGAGTACGGCATCACGCCCCGGCCCGAATACGCCAACCGCCCGCAACTGGTCATCGACCCCGCGCGCAAGGCGGCCCTGTCCGCAGCCGACTACACCGCCGAAGCCGCCCAGGCCGTGGTCGAGCGCCTGGGCCTCAAGGCCCGGTAG
- the rplI gene encoding 50S ribosomal protein L9, whose amino-acid sequence MKLILRADVDNLGRLGEVVTVKPGFGRNYLVPQGLAMPATEGNLRAFELERKKLQAKMDSVRAAAQELSDKLTAERVIVRVRVGEGGRLYGSVSTASIVEALAERGVELDRRKIVLGEPIRALGEYSLDVKLHPDVETVLSVAVVSHDWVPGQPITPEEAQAAAAARAEEKAASDDAGQPEEQAAE is encoded by the coding sequence ATGAAACTCATCCTCCGCGCCGATGTGGATAACCTTGGCCGCCTGGGCGAAGTCGTCACCGTCAAGCCCGGCTTTGGCCGCAACTACCTGGTGCCCCAGGGCCTGGCCATGCCCGCCACCGAGGGCAACCTGCGGGCCTTCGAGCTGGAGCGCAAGAAGCTCCAGGCCAAGATGGACTCCGTGCGCGCCGCCGCCCAGGAGCTGTCCGACAAGCTGACCGCCGAGCGCGTCATCGTGCGCGTGCGCGTTGGCGAGGGCGGGCGCCTGTACGGCTCCGTGTCCACCGCGAGCATCGTCGAGGCCCTGGCCGAGCGCGGCGTCGAGCTGGACCGCCGCAAGATCGTGCTGGGCGAGCCCATCCGCGCCCTGGGCGAATACTCCCTGGACGTGAAGCTGCACCCCGACGTGGAGACCGTGCTGTCCGTGGCGGTTGTGAGCCACGACTGGGTCCCGGGCCAGCCCATCACCCCCGAGGAGGCCCAGGCTGCTGCCGCCGCCCGGGCCGAGGAAAAGGCCGCCAGCGATGACGCAGGACAGCCCGAGGAACAGGCCGCTGAATAA
- a CDS encoding ATP-binding cassette domain-containing protein: MSAPGEVRREAPRAAGAAREAGPATAPMIALDGVAKAAGGRLVVGRASLGVAPGRGLCLAGPSGCGKTTLLELAAGLSRPDAGSVRLGTARLGCMFQDDVLLPWLSCRDTVAYVLRGPLAARRERARPWLERLGLPQGALPTELSGGMRRRLNLARALAVRPEALFLDEPFAFLDAAWTVSVAALLAEALDAGTALFMTSHQTPATLDPRIGVVHVGDAPGPLVLDAPPHTHPTVCEPAAGPGADCARRAGERP, from the coding sequence ATGAGCGCCCCGGGAGAAGTTCGGAGGGAGGCGCCCCGGGCCGCTGGCGCGGCGCGTGAAGCCGGGCCCGCCACCGCGCCCATGATCGCCCTGGACGGCGTGGCCAAGGCCGCCGGGGGGCGGCTGGTGGTGGGCCGGGCCAGCCTGGGCGTGGCCCCGGGGCGCGGGCTGTGCCTGGCCGGACCCTCGGGCTGCGGCAAGACCACCCTGCTGGAACTGGCGGCGGGCCTGAGCAGGCCCGATGCGGGCAGCGTGCGCCTGGGCACCGCGCGCCTGGGCTGCATGTTCCAGGACGATGTGCTCCTGCCCTGGCTCAGTTGCCGCGACACCGTGGCCTACGTCCTGCGCGGGCCCCTGGCCGCGCGCCGGGAGCGCGCCCGGCCCTGGCTGGAGCGCCTGGGCCTGCCCCAGGGCGCCCTGCCCACGGAGCTTTCGGGTGGCATGCGCCGCCGCCTGAATCTGGCCCGGGCCCTGGCCGTCCGCCCCGAAGCCCTGTTCCTGGACGAACCCTTCGCCTTCCTTGACGCGGCCTGGACGGTCTCGGTGGCCGCCCTGCTCGCCGAAGCCCTGGACGCGGGCACGGCCCTCTTCATGACCAGCCACCAGACCCCCGCCACCCTGGACCCGCGCATCGGCGTGGTCCACGTCGGCGACGCCCCGGGGCCGTTGGTTTTGGACGCGCCGCCGCACACACACCCCACGGTTTGCGAGCCAGCCGCAGGCCCTGGCGCGGATTGCGCCCGCCGCGCCGGGGAACGCCCCTGA
- the alr gene encoding alanine racemase — protein sequence MTIGYNHIVTRVRPGAVVHNFNVMNALGGNGCAVIKSDAYGHGLAVVAEALAGAGARTLAVGTVGEALDLGRTSFTGRVIALLGPQLPEDYEAAARKGVVCFCARREQLEKLSEAGRRAGVRVPVALKFDTGMRRLGFLPDEAGRVLETVLGLPGIEAVMAASHLAVADEPQQEPFVREQAARFAAAVSVLRAGGLRVQATLANSAAILAYPELHLDLQRPGIALYGANPFWGTARQELGAALMPAMETMTRVYQVHDLKKGETISYGRTFTAGRDMRVAIIGAGYADAWSRALSNRGQVLLHGLRAPVVGRVCMQMTAVDVTDVPQARAGDRVWLLGGPGPNAIRSEELAQWWGTISYEVLCLLGMNRREYILDSPGENE from the coding sequence ATGACCATCGGATACAATCATATCGTCACGCGGGTGCGGCCCGGCGCGGTCGTCCACAACTTCAATGTCATGAACGCCCTGGGCGGCAACGGCTGCGCGGTGATCAAGTCCGACGCCTACGGGCACGGGCTGGCCGTGGTGGCCGAGGCCCTGGCCGGGGCCGGGGCGCGGACCCTGGCCGTGGGCACCGTGGGCGAGGCTCTGGACCTGGGGCGCACCTCGTTCACCGGGCGGGTCATCGCGCTGCTGGGCCCGCAGCTGCCCGAGGACTACGAGGCCGCCGCGCGCAAGGGCGTGGTCTGCTTCTGCGCCCGGCGTGAGCAGCTGGAGAAGCTTTCCGAGGCCGGGCGCCGCGCGGGCGTGCGCGTGCCCGTGGCCCTGAAGTTCGACACCGGCATGCGCCGCCTGGGCTTTTTGCCCGACGAGGCCGGGCGCGTGCTGGAAACGGTCCTTGGCCTGCCGGGCATCGAGGCGGTCATGGCCGCCTCGCATCTGGCCGTGGCCGACGAGCCGCAGCAGGAGCCCTTCGTGCGCGAGCAGGCCGCGCGGTTCGCCGCCGCCGTGTCCGTGCTGCGGGCGGGCGGGCTGCGCGTGCAGGCCACCCTGGCCAACTCGGCGGCCATCCTGGCCTACCCCGAGCTGCACCTGGACCTCCAGCGCCCGGGCATCGCCCTATACGGCGCCAACCCTTTCTGGGGCACCGCGCGCCAGGAGCTGGGCGCGGCGCTTATGCCCGCCATGGAGACCATGACCCGCGTCTACCAGGTCCATGACCTCAAGAAGGGCGAGACCATCAGCTACGGGCGGACCTTCACCGCCGGGCGCGACATGCGCGTGGCCATCATCGGCGCGGGCTACGCCGACGCGTGGTCGCGCGCGCTGTCCAACCGGGGGCAGGTGCTGCTGCACGGGCTGCGCGCGCCGGTGGTGGGGCGGGTCTGCATGCAGATGACCGCCGTGGACGTGACCGACGTGCCCCAGGCCCGCGCGGGCGACCGGGTCTGGCTGCTGGGCGGCCCCGGGCCGAACGCCATCCGCAGCGAGGAGCTGGCCCAGTGGTGGGGCACCATCAGCTACGAGGTGCTCTGCCTGCTGGGCATGAACCGCCGGGAATACATCCTTGACAGCCCGGGGGAAAACGAATAA
- the rpsR gene encoding 30S ribosomal protein S18, with the protein MAFRKKFTPRRKFCRFCADKELPIDYKRPDILRDFIAERGKIIPRRITGTCAKHQRALTSAIKLARQMALLYYTATHSSAVRKRTI; encoded by the coding sequence ATGGCTTTCCGCAAGAAATTCACCCCCCGGCGCAAGTTCTGCCGTTTTTGTGCCGACAAGGAACTGCCCATCGACTACAAGCGCCCGGACATCCTGCGCGACTTCATCGCCGAGCGCGGCAAGATCATCCCCCGGCGCATCACCGGGACCTGCGCCAAGCACCAGCGCGCGCTGACCTCGGCGATCAAGCTCGCCCGCCAGATGGCCCTGCTCTACTACACCGCGACCCACAGCTCTGCCGTGCGCAAGCGGACCATCTAG